GCGCCCCTTTCGCCGGCAAGCCGGCTCCCACAGGGATGGCACTTGGCTTGTGAGCAGCGCGGTCGGGGTGGGAGCCGGCTTGCCGGCGAAAGGGGCGCGGAGCGGCCCCACAATACTCAGCCCAGTCGCACCCGCCATTGACCGTAATGGCTGAAGCGCAAGCAGGCCAGGGGCTGCACATCGATGCAATGGAAAGAGGTGAAAGGCGCGCCCAGCGCATGCAGCATTGCGGCGCGGATGACGAAGGGGTGGGTGACGGCTATCCACTCACCTTCGCCCAGGGCGCTGTCCATCCAATGGGCAACTCGCTCGCACAGCGCAGCCAGCGATTCGCCGCCGTGAGGCGCGGCATGGGGGTCGCTCAGCCACGCCTGCAACGCGGCTTCATCCAGATGCTTGAGCGGCTGACCTTTCCAGGTGCCCAGGTCGCAATCGCGCAGCCCCTCATCAACCGTCGCCCTCAGGCCCTCGGCTGTTTGCCGGGCACGCAGCTCAGGTGCGCTGAGGTAGCGGACCGCCGGTTCAGGCACAAGCGAGGGCAGCTCCAGCAACGGCTCGCCATCCTGGGCGAAGCGCCCCACCCTTTGCGCCTCGGTGCGGGCGTGGCAGATCAAGGTGAGGTGGATGGGCTTCATGGCAGGGCTTCGGCGGGAATGTCCGGGCACTCTAGCCGAAGTCCGGGGAACATGCGCAAGCCCTGCCAACCCCACTATCAGGCCGAAGCGCGCAACTCGCGGGCGGCGGCGACCATGTTCACCAACGCCGCCTCGGTCTCTGGCCAGCCACGGGTCTTCAAGCCGCAATCCGGGTTCACCCACAACCGCTCGGCCGGAATCCGCTGGGCGGCCTTGCGCAGTAGCGTGACCATCTCTTCCCTGGCGGGCACCCGCGGCGAATGGATGTCGTACACGCCCGGGCCGATCTCGTTCGGGTAGGCGAAACGCTCGAACGCCTCCAACAGTTCCATGTCCGAACGCGAGGTCTCGATGGTGATCACATCCGCATCCATCGCCGCGATCGACTCGATCACGTCGTTGAACTCGCTGTAGCACATATGGGTGTGAATCTGCGTCTCGTCCCGCACCCCCGAGGCACACAGGCGGAACGCCTCGGTGGCCCACTCCAGGTAGCACGGCCAGGCACTGCGGCGCAGCGGCAGGCCCTCGCGGAAGGCGGCTTCGTCGATCTGTACGATCCTGATGCCGGCGACTTCCAGATCGACCACTTCGTCACGAATGGCCAGCGCCAGCTGGCGTGCCTGCACTTCGCGGCTCACGTCCTCGCGTGGGAACGACCACATCAGCATGGTCACCGGGCCCGTCAGCATGCCCTTCATTACCTTGCGGGTCAGACTCTGGGCGTACGTGATCCAGGCCACGGTCATCGCCTTCGGGCGGCTCAGGTCACCGAAGATCACCGCTGGCTTCACGCAGCGCGAACCGTAGCTCTGCACCCAGCCGAATCGGGTGAACACGTAGCCGTCCAGCTGCTCGGCGAAGTACTCGACCATGTCGTTGCGCTCGGCCTCGCCATGCACCAGCACGTCCAGACCGAGGTTTTCCTGGATCTCAACCGCATGGCGAATCTCGCTGTGCATGGCCTCGATATAGTCGGCCTCGGTCAGCTTGCCCTGCTTGAAGGCCTGACGCGCCAGGCGGATGGCCGCGGTCTGCGGGAACGAACCGATGGTGGTGGTCGGAAACGCCGGCAGGTTGAGCCCGGCGCGCTGCTTGGCGATGCGCTGCTCGAAAGCGCTGGCGCGCTGGCTGTCGGTTGGCTTGATCGCGGCGACACGGGCCTGCACCGCCGGCTTGTGAATCCGTGGCGAGGTGGCGCGGCTGTGCTGCACGGCGCGGCTCTGCGCCAGCGCCGCCAGCACCTCGTCGGCCTCGGGCTGGTTCAGTGCCTTGGCCAGCAACGCCACTTCCTGGCACTTCTGCACGGCGAACGCCAGCCAGCTTTTCAGTTCGTCATCGAGCTGGTCTTCACGGGCCAGGTCCACCGGGCTGTGCAACAGCGAGCACGACGGCGCCACCCACAGGCGGTCGCCCAGGCGCTCATGGGCATGGCGCAACACCTCCAGCGCCTTGTCCAGGTCGCAGCGCCAGACATTGCGGCCGTTGACCACGCCCAGCGACAGCACCTTGTAGGCCGGCAGGCGGTCGAGGATGGTCGGGTACTGGTCCGGGGCACGCACCAGGTCGATGTGCAGGCCATCGACCGGCAGGTTGGCAGCCAGGCCGAGGTTGTCTTCGAGACCGCCGAAGTAGGTGGCGATCAGTTTTTTCAGCGGGGCGCGCTGGAGGATGTTGTAGACCCGCTCGTAGGCGTTCTTCCAGTCCTGCGGCAGGTCGAGGGCGAGGATCGGCTCGTCGATCTGCACCCACTCCACGCCCTGCACCGCCAGGCGGTTGAAGATATGGTCATACAGCGGTAGCAGGCGGTCGAGCAGCTCCAGCTTGTCGAAGTCGGCGCCCTTGGCCTTGCCCAGCCACAGGTAGGTCAACGGGCCGATCACCACCGGCTTGACCGCGTGCCCCAGGGCCATGGCTTCCTCGACCTCCTCGAACAGTTGCTCCCAACTCAGGGCGAACTGCTGGTCGGCGCTGAACTCGGGGACCAGGTAGTGGTAGTTGGTGTCGAACCACT
This sequence is a window from Pseudomonas maumuensis. Protein-coding genes within it:
- a CDS encoding histidine phosphatase family protein, yielding MKPIHLTLICHARTEAQRVGRFAQDGEPLLELPSLVPEPAVRYLSAPELRARQTAEGLRATVDEGLRDCDLGTWKGQPLKHLDEAALQAWLSDPHAAPHGGESLAALCERVAHWMDSALGEGEWIAVTHPFVIRAAMLHALGAPFTSFHCIDVQPLACLRFSHYGQWRVRLG
- the metE gene encoding 5-methyltetrahydropteroyltriglutamate--homocysteine S-methyltransferase — translated: MALAHNLGFPRIGRDRELKKAQEAFWKGELNEAGLRAVGRELRAAHWQVQKDAGIDLLPVGDFAWYDQVLTHSLTFGVIPERFRAKDAAKPTLQTLFAMARGAVATDRSDSCCGGAHAQEMTKWFDTNYHYLVPEFSADQQFALSWEQLFEEVEEAMALGHAVKPVVIGPLTYLWLGKAKGADFDKLELLDRLLPLYDHIFNRLAVQGVEWVQIDEPILALDLPQDWKNAYERVYNILQRAPLKKLIATYFGGLEDNLGLAANLPVDGLHIDLVRAPDQYPTILDRLPAYKVLSLGVVNGRNVWRCDLDKALEVLRHAHERLGDRLWVAPSCSLLHSPVDLAREDQLDDELKSWLAFAVQKCQEVALLAKALNQPEADEVLAALAQSRAVQHSRATSPRIHKPAVQARVAAIKPTDSQRASAFEQRIAKQRAGLNLPAFPTTTIGSFPQTAAIRLARQAFKQGKLTEADYIEAMHSEIRHAVEIQENLGLDVLVHGEAERNDMVEYFAEQLDGYVFTRFGWVQSYGSRCVKPAVIFGDLSRPKAMTVAWITYAQSLTRKVMKGMLTGPVTMLMWSFPREDVSREVQARQLALAIRDEVVDLEVAGIRIVQIDEAAFREGLPLRRSAWPCYLEWATEAFRLCASGVRDETQIHTHMCYSEFNDVIESIAAMDADVITIETSRSDMELLEAFERFAYPNEIGPGVYDIHSPRVPAREEMVTLLRKAAQRIPAERLWVNPDCGLKTRGWPETEAALVNMVAAARELRASA